AAATCGTCATTTTCTGCATGTAATAGTACTTGTTTGCCTGCTTTTTCAAAACGCTTTACCGTTACATCTTCATCAACACGGGCTACAACCACTTGACCATTATTCGCCACTGGCGTGCGATGAACAGCAAGTAAGTCACCATCCATAATGCCGATATCCTTCATACTCTCACCACGTACACGCAGTAGGAAATCTGCACATGGGTTAAATAGGTTTGGATCCACTTGATAATGGCTTTCAATGTGCTCATTAGCCAAAATAGGTGAACCTGCGGCAACTTGACCAATTAATGGTAAACCAAGTTGCTCGGGTTCATCTTCTTCCACTAAACGAATACCACGGCTAGCGCCTGGCACCATTTCAATTACGCCTTTCTTGGCTAATGCTTTTAAATGCTCTTCTGCAGCGTTTGCACTTTTAAAACCGAGTGTCGATGCGATTTCTGCGCGCGTTGGCGGCATGCCAGTATCTTTAATAAATACTTTAACAAGTTCTAAGATTTGTGCCTGACGTTTTGTTAATGGTCTCATTCACTGGTTTTCCATACAGTACAGATAACTGTGAGTATATACAGTTATTCTTATTTCGCAACTTTTAATTATTTGATAATTAGCACTATGCTTAGTTACAGACGATAATTGCTGCAAATCAAAAATCATCGCAGTAAATTGCTTTATTTTTCCTCTGGCACGACCAGT
This region of Pseudoalteromonas spongiae UST010723-006 genomic DNA includes:
- the lexA gene encoding transcriptional repressor LexA; amino-acid sequence: MRPLTKRQAQILELVKVFIKDTGMPPTRAEIASTLGFKSANAAEEHLKALAKKGVIEMVPGASRGIRLVEEDEPEQLGLPLIGQVAAGSPILANEHIESHYQVDPNLFNPCADFLLRVRGESMKDIGIMDGDLLAVHRTPVANNGQVVVARVDEDVTVKRFEKAGKQVLLHAENDDFDTIKVDLEHDHFNIEGLAVGVIRNADWM